A window of Fusarium verticillioides 7600 chromosome 10, whole genome shotgun sequence contains these coding sequences:
- a CDS encoding CMGC/CK2 protein kinase: protein MAPIHPESGAGQFYDMSPPKRLGRGRHAIVFECHDPSGCIYAMKLFKRDSRARRIRRELEILQYLGNGPNIIKFVDAVQGEEGSDIGIVLEYVDNTDFRSLYPRLNDLDIRYYTCELVRALDFAHSQGVMHRDVRPHNVVIDHENRKLRLIGWSSANFYRPDEDLNVCVGLWKPPELLLSYERYDFSVDMWCFGAMLASMIFRKEPFFHGSSLLDQLRHIAEVLGTDKLYRFMNEYDLELNDEELETLGQHHEQAWTDFINADNERLVSDEALSLIDQLLRFDPKERLTTAEALRHPYYEMLLSES from the exons ATGGCGCCAATCCACCCGGAGTCGGGGGCTG GGCAGTTCTATGACATGTCGCCCCCAAAGCGATTAG GGCGAGGGAGACATGCAATCGTCTTCGAATGTCATGATCCAAGCGGTTGCATTTATGCTATGAAGCTATTCAAGCGGGACAGCAGAGCTAGGAGGATCCGTCGCGAACTCGAGATATTGCAGTATCTCGGAAATGGtcccaatatcatcaagttTGTTGACGCCGTCCAAGGTGAGGAG GGGTCCGACATCGGCATCGTTCTTGAATACGTCGACAACACAGACTTTCGATCGCTGTATCCTCGGCTCAATGACCTAGACATTCGATATTACACTTGTGAGCTTGTGAGAGCTTTGGACTTCGCCCATAGCCAAGGTGTTATGCATCGGGATGTTAGACCGCACAACGTGGTGATTGACCACGAAAACAGAAAG CTCCGACTAATAGGCTGGAGCTCAGCAAACTTCTACCGACCCGATGAAGACTTGAACGTCTGCGTGGGCCTCTGGAAGCcaccagagcttcttctcagctaCGAGCGATACGACTTCAGCGTAGACATGTGGTGCTTCGGGGCCATGCTCGCATCCATGATCTTCAGAAAGGAACCATTCTTCCACGGGTCTTCGCTCCTTGATCAACTAAGGCACATTGCCGAAGTCCTTGGTACAGACAAACTGTACCGCTTTATGAATGAATATGACCTTGAGTTGAATGATGAGGAACTTGAAACTCTgggccaacatcatgagcAAGCTTGGACCGATTTCATTAACGCGGATAATGAGAGGCTTGTATCTGATGAAGCTCTGAGTCTTATTGACCAGCTTCTACGATTTGACCCGAAG GAACGACTCACGACTGCTGAGGCTCTTAGACACCCATATTATGAGATGTTGCTTTCTGAATCATGA
- a CDS encoding CMGC/CK2 protein kinase: MVPISSSLLTPSKGSDIGIVLEYVDNTDFRSLYPRLNDLDIRYYTCELVRALDFAHSQGVMHRDVRPHNVVIDHENRKLRLIGWSSANFYRPDEDLNVCVGLWKPPELLLSYERYDFSVDMWCFGAMLASMIFRKEPFFHGSSLLDQLRHIAEVLGTDKLYRFMNEYDLELNDEELETLGQHHEQAWTDFINADNERLVSDEALSLIDQLLRFDPKERLTTAEALRHPYYEMLLSES; this comes from the exons ATGGtcccaatatcatcaagttTGTTGACGCCGTCCAAG GGGTCCGACATCGGCATCGTTCTTGAATACGTCGACAACACAGACTTTCGATCGCTGTATCCTCGGCTCAATGACCTAGACATTCGATATTACACTTGTGAGCTTGTGAGAGCTTTGGACTTCGCCCATAGCCAAGGTGTTATGCATCGGGATGTTAGACCGCACAACGTGGTGATTGACCACGAAAACAGAAAG CTCCGACTAATAGGCTGGAGCTCAGCAAACTTCTACCGACCCGATGAAGACTTGAACGTCTGCGTGGGCCTCTGGAAGCcaccagagcttcttctcagctaCGAGCGATACGACTTCAGCGTAGACATGTGGTGCTTCGGGGCCATGCTCGCATCCATGATCTTCAGAAAGGAACCATTCTTCCACGGGTCTTCGCTCCTTGATCAACTAAGGCACATTGCCGAAGTCCTTGGTACAGACAAACTGTACCGCTTTATGAATGAATATGACCTTGAGTTGAATGATGAGGAACTTGAAACTCTgggccaacatcatgagcAAGCTTGGACCGATTTCATTAACGCGGATAATGAGAGGCTTGTATCTGATGAAGCTCTGAGTCTTATTGACCAGCTTCTACGATTTGACCCGAAG GAACGACTCACGACTGCTGAGGCTCTTAGACACCCATATTATGAGATGTTGCTTTCTGAATCATGA